One region of Astyanax mexicanus isolate ESR-SI-001 unplaced genomic scaffold, AstMex3_surface scaffold_41, whole genome shotgun sequence genomic DNA includes:
- the LOC125794539 gene encoding uncharacterized protein LOC125794539, translating to MRHPKSACVSGVLFVTVSKRIRQSVESSEFDQFVCQELGCGKTVKRLDRHYVDCHGDIELPKAQWQIQKCKQNYVLQQLAKLRASSPAIPMVSVLDVGIGPASAGLGTSGGAIGGPSTSRGGGGGRGSIAGSSGGAASSSGGGASGGGGASGDGAASGDGAASGGDGAASGDGAASGDGAASGSGAASGGAASRGGASGGEDPFIPCTSCGNEACDREKEDLRRQNMELMARLGLSPGACPRQDCKSRDEELARLVRLYMSSPQKKTRKKFTRKDSFEDEHNPKYEQMLNDFFLYCVGSNPSSKVKDNGNTCRSHVRRFLLFSGEGQLLRGDFAFLKEAKVVSDWVQVLKEDGMKPTTIRVNLINIRKFVLFLKDQPVGVTKVSDKAFDRLLSQLKQRLRDLHRDVTIHRQKIRKAGRRNIVPIDSSKAFRKKARRILPMKLSALEKDPSRKGLCEVFGLLAGYFISLSGHRTGVMANMLVSEVREAELEDNRSIIEVQSHKSAGTYGHAQVSVNEKEYSWFMSLLDMRDNFEGSDSPYFFFSASGGKCRKLLYYFQKEWKKMGLKGSFTFRNLRTSVVHYTKDLSPSKKAAVHRQMCHSEAVAAKFYLPLNTQNSFPRQPRGLKL from the exons ATGCGACACCCGAAGAGCGCATGCGTCAGTGGAGTCCTCTTTGTTACAGTGAGTAAGCGTATTCGTCAGTCAGTGGAGTCGTCGGAGTTTGACCAA TTCGTCTGCCAGGAGCTAGGATGTGGCAAAACAGTGAAGCGTTTGGATCGCCACTATGTGGACTGCCACGGCGATATTGAG CTCCCAAAAGCACAGTGGCAGATCCAAAAATGTAAACAGAACTACGTTCTGCAACAGCTGGCCAAGCTAAGGGCGTCCTCCCCGGCCATACCCATGGTCAGCGTGCTTGATGTGGGGATCGGGCCAGCAAGTGCCGGGCTGGGCACCAGCGGGGGGGCCATCGGCGGGCCGTCCACCAGTCGCGGAGGCGGCGGAGGACGAGGAAGCATAGCGGGAAGCAGCGGCGGCGCGGcaagcagcagcggcggcggggCAAGCGGCGGCGGCGGGGCAAGCGGCGACGGAGCGGCAAGCGGCGACGGAGCGGCAAGCGGCGGCGACGGAGCGGCAAGCGGCGACGGAGCGGCAAGCGGCGACGGAGCGGCAAGCGGCAGCGGCGCGGCTAGCGGAGGAGCTGCAAGCAGAGGCGGGGCAAGCGGCGGGGAGGACCCCTTCATCCCATGCACATCCTGCGGGAATGAGGCTTGCGATAGGGAGAAGGAGGACCTCCGCCGCCAAAATATGGAGCTTATGGCACGTTTGGGGCTGAGTCCGGGGGCCTGCCCCAGGCAGGACTGCAAGTCACGAGACGAAGAGCTGGCCCGGCTGGTCCGGCTCTATATGTCAAGCCCCCAGAAGAAGACAAGGAAAAAGTTTACAAGAAAAGACTCCTTTGAAGATGAGCATAACCCCAAATATG AACAAATGCTCAATGACTTTTTTCTATACTGTGTCGGGTCTAACCCGAGCAGTAAAGTAAAAGACAACGGAAACACGTGCCGCAGCCACGTACGGCGTTTCCTGCTTTTTTCAGGAGAGGGGCAGCTGTTGAGAGGGGACTTTGCCTTCCTTAAGGAAGCCAAAGTAGTATCTGA ctgGGTGCAGGTCCTAAAGGAGGATGGCATGAAGCCAACTACTATCAGGGTGAACCTAATAAATATTAGGAAATTCGTGCTCTTCCTGAAAGACCAGCCGGTCGGGGTCACAAAGGTCAGTGATAAGGCCTTTGATCGCCTCCTGAGCCAGCTCAAACAGCGGCTGAGGgacctccacagagatgtgacgATTCACCGGCAGAAGATCCGGAAAGCCGGCCGAA GAAATATAGTGCCAATTGACTCTTCAAAAGCCTTTAGAAAGAAGGCGCGGAGGATCCTTCCCATGAAACTGA GTGCATTGGAGAAGGATCCTTCCAGAAAGGGACTCTGTGAAGTGTTCGGTCTGTTGGCGGGGTACTTCATCAGCCTCTCTGGACATCGGACAGGGGTGATGGCAAACATGCTCGTGTCCGAGGTCCGAGAGGCCGAACTTGAGGACAACCGCAGCATCATTGAG GTTCAAAGCCACAAATCTGCGGGCACCTATGGGCATGCTCAGGTGTCAGTGAACGAAAAGGAATACAGCTGGTTCATGTCCCTGCTTGACATGCGAGACAACTTTGAGGGGTCCGACAGCCCCTACTTCTTCTTTTCTGCTTCTGGAGGAAAATGCAGAAAGCTTCTGTATTACTTCcagaaggagtggaagaagatgggGCTGAAGGGCTCCTTTACGTTCCGTAACCTCCGAACTTCAGTGGTGCACTAC actAAGGACCTAAGCCCTTCTAAGAAGGCAGCTGTGCACAGGCAGATGTGCCACAGCGAAGCTGTGGCAGCAAAGTTCTACCTGCCACTCAACACtcaaaactccttccccagacaacccagaggtctgaaattgtaa